A window from Nitrosopumilus adriaticus encodes these proteins:
- a CDS encoding sensor histidine kinase: MLLEITSHSQFRIGICISMIILLLGVVSIYTIKTMDDINQNYNFILDYNKKISNFDDIKVKYERQMTIFESLKSEENLMGVGTFWIYNTEIKNKIYDFNRLILDNHHIDEILVDEKSSELENTINLYYNLHLEYENSASNALSYFYDGNFGGFLLEYENLKYLQFELLEKLEDIEQMLEIIPIYSKLSVDAIITDFQILQWTMIILVGAVTSMLVFFLNQTNKNLKNEIKEQTKNLQKLNEKLKKVDKKREEFISIASHELKGPIQPIFGFVELAKTGIISKQEALEGISNIALNLENIANNVLDLTKIENDELELHLEKNNINDIVSEVLDSEHYNPDRKVPIKTRLDLDVVMNLDKTRIKQVLRNIIDNCIKFTETGDITIQTNLLKDKKTLKLFITDSGPEIPDDVLPKIFKKFVTKGNYKVSGFGLGLYISKKIIDAHNGKISAYNKNGHPVFEIALPIFDFDLNWKNSVVDDIEKTLKNN; the protein is encoded by the coding sequence ATGTTGTTAGAAATTACTAGTCATTCTCAGTTTAGAATTGGAATATGTATATCTATGATAATTTTGTTGTTGGGTGTTGTTTCAATTTATACTATAAAAACAATGGATGATATTAATCAGAATTATAATTTTATTTTAGATTACAATAAAAAAATATCCAATTTTGATGATATTAAAGTAAAATATGAACGACAGATGACGATATTTGAAAGTTTAAAATCTGAAGAAAACTTAATGGGTGTTGGTACATTTTGGATATATAATACTGAAATTAAAAATAAAATTTATGATTTTAATAGATTAATACTTGATAATCATCACATTGATGAAATTTTAGTTGATGAAAAATCATCTGAACTTGAAAATACTATTAATTTGTACTATAATTTACACTTAGAATATGAAAATAGCGCATCTAATGCATTATCGTATTTTTATGATGGAAATTTTGGTGGATTTTTACTAGAATATGAGAACTTGAAATATTTGCAATTTGAACTACTTGAGAAACTTGAAGACATAGAGCAAATGCTTGAGATAATCCCAATATATTCAAAATTATCTGTAGATGCTATTATTACAGATTTTCAGATTTTGCAATGGACTATGATTATTTTAGTAGGGGCCGTAACCTCTATGCTGGTATTTTTTCTTAATCAGACAAATAAAAATCTCAAAAATGAAATAAAGGAACAAACAAAAAACCTCCAAAAATTAAATGAAAAACTAAAAAAAGTAGATAAGAAAAGGGAGGAGTTCATTTCAATTGCATCCCATGAACTAAAAGGTCCAATTCAACCCATTTTTGGATTTGTAGAACTTGCAAAAACAGGCATAATTTCAAAACAAGAAGCCCTGGAAGGAATATCTAATATTGCTCTGAATTTAGAAAATATCGCCAATAATGTACTTGATCTCACAAAAATTGAAAACGATGAATTGGAATTACATTTAGAGAAAAATAATATCAATGATATTGTTTCTGAAGTTCTGGATTCTGAGCATTATAACCCTGATAGAAAAGTTCCAATTAAGACAAGATTAGATCTGGATGTTGTCATGAATCTTGATAAAACCAGAATTAAACAGGTCTTAAGAAATATCATAGATAACTGTATTAAATTCACAGAAACTGGGGATATAACCATCCAAACAAATCTTCTGAAAGATAAAAAAACTCTCAAACTATTCATAACTGATTCTGGCCCTGAAATTCCCGATGATGTTCTACCAAAAATTTTCAAAAAATTTGTAACTAAAGGCAATTACAAAGTTTCAGGTTTTGGACTAGGCTTGTATATATCTAAAAAAATTATTGATGCTCATAATGGAAAAATTTCTGCATATAATAAAAATGGACACCCTGTTTTTGAAATTGCATTACCTATTTTTGATTTTGATCTTAATTGGAAAAATTCAGTTGTAGATGACATTGAAAAAACTTTAAAAAATAATTAA
- the uvrC gene encoding excinuclease ABC subunit UvrC: MTFDISTINIPTNPGIYLMKDSDKKIIYIGKAKNLKNRVKSYFTKNQNYKTQKLVENISDVEFVLTDNESEAFLLESNMIKKYRPRFNIELKDQQRYTYLRISDEKYPRLLVARRTRDGKFLGKGKTFGPFTQGSSKLLTIGTLRKAFQIRICKTLPKKVCLEYHLGNCEGPCEFKDAQERYSKHVSALEDVLKGKNQTKIFTKKLEEEMHQAAKLQQFERAKDIRDTLVRLGSLQTKQKMEYVDKSDEEYFGVGTQEQSVTVMNFRMINGVIRDSDKFFFDLVGDNSFSNFLFQYYSTHKIPKFILVSEIPEKKELLESLLSEQAGFTVRISRPTKGKRREIITLILKNIQLIHSKGGEPGLAELKEILNLPEIPKIIECFDISNHGVDFAVGSMSQFVDGKPHKSGYRKFKIKTVSGRDDFAMIGEIIKRRYYRLLEEKSQLPDLIVIDGGKGQLNAAINSLESLGLKLPCISLAKENEEVYVPKNKNPIVISREMSSLKILQHARDETHRFGVAYNRTIRKNKIK, encoded by the coding sequence ATGACTTTTGATATTTCTACAATAAACATTCCAACCAACCCTGGAATCTATTTGATGAAAGATTCTGATAAAAAAATAATCTATATTGGCAAAGCAAAAAATTTGAAAAATAGAGTAAAGTCATATTTTACAAAAAACCAAAACTACAAGACCCAAAAACTTGTGGAAAATATTTCAGATGTTGAATTTGTTTTAACAGATAATGAAAGTGAAGCTTTTCTTTTAGAATCAAACATGATAAAGAAATATCGCCCTAGATTTAATATTGAATTAAAAGATCAACAAAGATACACATATCTTAGAATTTCTGATGAAAAATATCCTCGTTTACTTGTCGCTAGAAGAACTCGGGATGGCAAATTTTTAGGCAAAGGAAAAACTTTTGGGCCTTTTACTCAAGGCAGTTCAAAGTTACTTACGATTGGAACTTTGAGAAAAGCCTTTCAAATTAGAATTTGTAAAACTTTGCCAAAAAAAGTATGCCTTGAATATCATTTAGGAAATTGTGAAGGGCCATGTGAGTTCAAAGATGCCCAAGAAAGATACTCAAAGCATGTTTCTGCTTTGGAAGATGTTCTAAAGGGCAAAAACCAAACAAAAATCTTTACAAAAAAACTTGAAGAAGAGATGCATCAAGCAGCAAAACTTCAGCAATTCGAGCGGGCAAAAGACATTCGTGATACTCTAGTGAGGCTTGGAAGCCTTCAGACTAAACAAAAAATGGAATATGTTGATAAATCTGATGAGGAATACTTTGGAGTTGGTACTCAGGAGCAGTCTGTAACTGTGATGAATTTTAGAATGATTAATGGGGTGATTCGAGATAGTGATAAATTCTTTTTTGATCTGGTGGGTGATAATTCTTTTTCAAATTTTCTTTTCCAGTATTATTCAACTCACAAAATTCCAAAATTTATTCTAGTCAGTGAGATTCCTGAAAAAAAGGAATTGTTGGAATCTTTACTTTCTGAACAAGCTGGATTTACTGTGAGAATTTCTAGACCAACCAAAGGAAAGCGAAGAGAAATCATTACTTTGATTTTAAAAAATATCCAATTAATTCACTCAAAGGGGGGAGAACCTGGGTTGGCTGAATTAAAAGAAATTCTAAATTTACCTGAAATTCCAAAAATTATTGAATGCTTTGATATTTCAAATCACGGAGTAGACTTTGCCGTAGGTTCGATGTCTCAATTTGTAGATGGAAAACCACACAAATCGGGATATAGAAAGTTCAAAATCAAAACAGTGTCTGGAAGAGATGATTTTGCAATGATTGGCGAAATAATTAAACGAAGATATTATAGATTGCTAGAAGAAAAATCTCAATTGCCTGACTTGATAGTTATTGATGGTGGAAAAGGCCAGCTTAATGCTGCAATTAATTCTTTAGAATCTTTAGGATTGAAACTTCCGTGTATTTCATTGGCAAAAGAAAATGAAGAAGTCTATGTTCCAAAAAATAAAAATCCTATTGTAATTTCAAGGGAAATGTCATCATTGAAAATCCTACAGCATGCTAGAGATGAAACTCATAGATTTGGTGTTGCATATAATAGAACAATTAGGAAAAATAAAATAAAATAA
- a CDS encoding plastocyanin/azurin family copper-binding protein — protein sequence MAGIDKAAIAFSIAIVAVGVGIAFSMGAAQDAAPVVSTPSVATKTVEPKAQADPFADIADKVKQEAPKVEEKMMEKPQEKPVEKTVKVEEKMKMVEEKPKEKAMEKPAGPTTHSVDIPVGTSVPGCEESNACYLPADITINAGDTVNWVNIDSAAHTVTGGSPADGPSGVFDSSLVMASAEYAFTFNDSGSYDYFCMVHPWMVGSVTVN from the coding sequence ATGGCAGGTATAGACAAAGCAGCAATTGCATTTTCTATTGCAATAGTAGCTGTAGGCGTAGGTATTGCATTCTCAATGGGTGCAGCACAAGATGCCGCTCCTGTAGTCTCCACTCCAAGTGTTGCAACTAAAACAGTAGAGCCTAAAGCACAAGCAGATCCATTTGCAGATATTGCAGATAAGGTGAAGCAAGAAGCTCCAAAAGTTGAAGAGAAGATGATGGAGAAACCTCAGGAAAAACCAGTAGAAAAGACTGTAAAAGTTGAAGAAAAAATGAAGATGGTTGAAGAAAAACCAAAAGAAAAAGCTATGGAAAAACCAGCAGGACCAACAACACATTCTGTTGATATTCCAGTAGGCACTTCAGTTCCAGGATGTGAAGAATCTAATGCATGTTACTTACCAGCAGACATTACAATAAATGCTGGAGATACTGTGAATTGGGTTAACATAGACTCTGCAGCACATACAGTTACTGGTGGCAGTCCAGCAGATGGTCCATCTGGTGTATTTGATAGCAGTCTAGTCATGGCAAGTGCAGAATATGCATTTACCTTTAATGATTCAGGCAGTTATGATTACTTTTGCATGGTTCATCCTTGGATGGTTGGCAGTGTTACAGTAAACTAA
- a CDS encoding response regulator yields MKILIVEDEIDLLEEYKIFLESNNHTVTLEMNGESGLKTYFSNFDSNSESTPYDIVILDYQLSGKNGMQVASEILAKCPNQRILFASAYVEDTLKESIKTLKQIVELLQKPFGLQKLLNVIEDTTTYDELAKLNVDIKNLKELEPTHAQISTYLEIMKKLHDKLE; encoded by the coding sequence ATGAAAATTCTAATTGTTGAAGATGAAATTGATTTATTAGAAGAATACAAGATTTTTCTGGAATCTAATAATCATACTGTGACATTAGAAATGAATGGTGAGTCAGGGCTAAAAACATATTTTAGTAATTTTGATTCCAATTCAGAATCTACCCCATACGATATTGTAATTTTAGATTATCAGCTATCAGGAAAAAACGGTATGCAAGTGGCATCAGAAATTTTGGCTAAATGCCCAAATCAGAGAATTTTGTTTGCCTCAGCATATGTCGAGGACACATTAAAAGAATCAATTAAGACTTTGAAGCAAATTGTAGAACTTCTTCAGAAACCGTTTGGACTCCAAAAACTTTTGAATGTAATTGAAGACACAACAACATACGATGAATTAGCCAAGCTCAATGTAGATATAAAAAATCTAAAAGAACTCGAGCCCACACATGCTCAAATTAGCACATATCTGGAGATTATGAAAAAGCTTCACGATAAATTAGAATAA
- a CDS encoding universal stress protein — MQVYSPQSEKFSKILFKKILVPFDNSKMSDRAFWHAINLNFNHKTEIIILSVYHSDHLSISFLDYNAHQTIIEREKLNEIKLKHKKLKEISEESGVTCRTFVAASSSITQTVMSYIYSTKADLVIMGTRGNGSDRKLMLGSVSLEVSQKSPVPVLLVK; from the coding sequence ATGCAAGTTTATTCACCACAATCTGAAAAATTTTCAAAGATACTTTTTAAAAAAATTTTGGTGCCATTTGACAATTCAAAAATGTCAGACAGAGCATTTTGGCATGCAATAAATCTAAACTTTAATCATAAAACAGAAATAATTATTTTGTCAGTTTACCATAGCGATCATTTATCAATTTCATTTTTGGATTATAATGCACATCAGACCATAATAGAAAGGGAGAAATTAAACGAAATTAAATTAAAACACAAAAAATTAAAAGAGATTTCAGAAGAATCCGGTGTTACATGTAGAACTTTTGTGGCAGCTTCATCCTCAATCACTCAAACTGTAATGTCTTATATTTATTCTACAAAGGCAGATCTTGTGATTATGGGTACAAGAGGAAATGGTTCTGATAGAAAATTAATGTTAGGCAGTGTGTCACTTGAAGTATCACAAAAATCACCAGTTCCTGTATTGCTAGTGAAATGA
- a CDS encoding response regulator — MTSAVIVDDDFDTVEVFSEFLSLQNIDVLGKAYNGLDGIKLFEEKQPDIIFSDLWMPEYDGFYLITKLREKFKDAKIIMVTADLTQETDKKLKECNVDAVIFKPFKINQIMKAVEDVSNNTKPIIST, encoded by the coding sequence ATGACTAGTGCAGTTATCGTAGATGATGATTTTGATACAGTAGAAGTGTTTTCAGAATTTCTTTCATTGCAAAACATAGATGTACTTGGCAAAGCATACAATGGATTAGATGGGATTAAATTATTTGAGGAGAAACAGCCAGACATAATTTTTTCAGATCTTTGGATGCCAGAGTATGACGGATTTTATCTCATTACGAAATTGAGGGAAAAATTCAAGGATGCAAAGATAATCATGGTTACAGCAGATTTAACTCAAGAAACAGATAAAAAATTAAAAGAGTGTAATGTGGATGCAGTAATTTTCAAGCCATTTAAAATTAACCAAATTATGAAAGCAGTAGAGGATGTTTCAAATAATACAAAGCCAATTATTTCAACATAG
- a CDS encoding NAD(P)/FAD-dependent oxidoreductase: protein MSVINCNCCDLVFDSESKYYAHYIGIHKSTSPSVKKILILGGGFGGINVLNKIEKKFQNESIEITIVSDENFFLFTPMLPQVASGLLHPSNITIPVRYFCKKAKFLHASIDSIDLEQQLVTIQRSFDNKVRTLEYDYLVLALGGQTNFFNNKNLEKHSFTMKTITDAIAIKNHLIVMLEHAAQTGNYELQRTLLTFVVVGAGFAGVETVSEINQFIKKSISKSYPTINPKNVNVILISAKDRILPELNEKLSEKATEFIEKDRIMIIKNTKAVDADEENVQLSNGGKLSCATLIWTGGTKMDRVISDLNCEHGLGGRIIVDGSLRMKNKENVFVLGDCALIKDDSLNSYYPSTAQHAIREGKTVAENLLLTFKKQNKLKKFTFHSLGIMAIIGERVGIATIAGKNITGIPAWLIWRAYYISKIPTFGKKLKICVDWLTDSILARDVTLVGSIKKKEIHSIHINENMPSIKEQLMSNN, encoded by the coding sequence ATGTCTGTGATTAATTGCAATTGCTGTGATCTTGTATTTGATTCTGAATCAAAATATTATGCTCATTACATAGGTATTCATAAAAGCACTTCACCTTCTGTAAAGAAAATTTTGATTTTAGGAGGGGGATTTGGTGGGATTAATGTATTAAATAAAATTGAAAAAAAGTTCCAAAATGAATCCATTGAAATTACTATTGTGTCTGATGAAAATTTCTTTCTTTTTACCCCCATGTTGCCTCAAGTAGCCTCAGGATTGCTACATCCAAGTAATATCACAATACCTGTTAGGTATTTCTGCAAAAAGGCAAAATTCCTACATGCGTCAATTGATTCAATTGATTTGGAGCAACAATTAGTTACCATTCAAAGATCATTTGATAATAAAGTCAGAACTTTAGAATATGATTACCTGGTGTTGGCATTAGGTGGTCAAACAAATTTTTTCAATAATAAGAATCTTGAAAAACACTCTTTCACAATGAAAACTATAACTGATGCAATTGCAATTAAAAATCATTTAATTGTAATGTTGGAACATGCTGCACAAACAGGAAATTATGAATTACAAAGAACATTGTTGACATTTGTAGTTGTAGGTGCAGGATTTGCAGGAGTTGAAACAGTAAGTGAAATTAATCAGTTTATAAAAAAATCAATTTCTAAATCATACCCAACAATTAATCCAAAAAATGTTAACGTCATTTTAATTTCTGCAAAAGATCGAATTTTACCAGAGCTAAATGAAAAATTATCTGAAAAAGCTACAGAATTTATTGAAAAAGATAGGATAATGATAATAAAAAATACTAAAGCCGTTGATGCTGATGAGGAGAATGTTCAATTAAGCAATGGTGGTAAATTGTCTTGTGCCACGCTGATTTGGACTGGTGGAACAAAGATGGATAGAGTGATTTCTGATTTAAACTGTGAACATGGTCTTGGTGGAAGGATCATCGTTGATGGATCATTGAGGATGAAAAATAAAGAGAATGTCTTTGTATTAGGTGATTGTGCACTGATTAAAGATGATTCTTTGAATTCATACTATCCATCTACTGCACAACATGCAATAAGAGAAGGAAAAACTGTGGCTGAGAATTTATTACTCACATTTAAGAAACAAAACAAATTAAAAAAATTCACATTTCATAGTTTGGGAATCATGGCAATAATTGGCGAAAGAGTTGGAATAGCTACAATTGCTGGTAAAAATATCACTGGAATTCCTGCATGGCTTATTTGGAGGGCATATTATATATCAAAAATACCCACATTTGGCAAAAAATTAAAAATCTGCGTTGATTGGCTTACTGATAGTATTCTGGCAAGAGATGTTACTCTTGTTGGCTCTATAAAGAAAAAAGAAATTCACTCAATCCATATTAATGAAAATATGCCATCAATTAAGGAACAATTGATGTCAAACAACTAG
- a CDS encoding response regulator — protein sequence MVKRILVAEDNRFTAMQYEKILQSGNHEVEIAKDGDDCIKKYIDSMNDVSKESKYDVLILDHSMPQRNGAEVASDILSLNPKQKIILASAYALSTERNFSKLKDKILFLQKPFQLSKILELV from the coding sequence ATGGTAAAACGAATTCTAGTAGCAGAAGACAATAGATTCACTGCGATGCAATATGAAAAAATACTTCAAAGTGGGAATCATGAAGTTGAAATTGCAAAAGATGGAGATGATTGTATTAAGAAATACATCGATAGTATGAATGATGTTTCAAAAGAAAGTAAATATGATGTATTGATTTTAGACCATTCTATGCCACAAAGAAATGGGGCAGAAGTAGCATCAGATATTTTATCTTTGAACCCAAAACAAAAAATTATTCTTGCATCAGCATATGCATTATCAACTGAAAGAAATTTTTCAAAATTAAAAGACAAGATTTTATTTCTTCAAAAACCATTCCAACTCTCAAAAATTCTAGAATTAGTATAA